The window TGAGATCAACACGCAGATCCACCCAAAGCGGGCCCATCCCGAGCGAGCCCGTCCCAACCGAGAATGGACCAACCCCACACCGCACGAGATGCTGGAGGGCAAAGTCACGGCTGTTGGAGAGAGTGCGTTGCTTGCGAGCGGTTGCTGCTTCGGAATCACTTTACGCTTCGGCATCACTTCACCTCGGGTCTCAGTAGGACGGGTTTGCCGAAGATGTCTTGGAACAATCCGGAATGGCTTCGCATCGCGATTTGTTCCAGCGAGACATCGTCGACCCCCGGTGCCGAGATGACCAAACGCTTGCCTTCTTGCGTCACATTGATTTCGCGAATTCGTCCGCTGCGTGTGTCATCCAACGCGATCGCCAATCGCAAGATTGCTGCCATCTTGGCCACCGCCACTCGGTCGTGTCGGTCCAGTGATCCGTATCCTTCATGGTTGCTTTGGGGTGAAGCCCTGCGGTGATACCGAGCGACCAACGCCACCAGCATCAACTCTTGCTGAGACAGCCCAAACAGTTCGCTGTTACGGATGATGTAGTAAGCGTGTTTGTGGTTGCTGTGCAGGCTGATGTATAAGCCGACTTCATGTAGCAACGCCGACACGTACAGCAACACTTCGTAACGAGCGTCCAGCTGATGTTCTTTGGCAAGCTCTTCGAACAAACGGCGAGCCAGCTCCGCGACGGCCCGTGAATGGATCTCGTCGATTTGGTATTTGCGTCCGAGTGATACTGCCGAGCGAATGATCTGTTGACGGAATTCGCTGGTCCAATTGCCGCCCTGCACGATGTCGGCCAGCAAACCATCCCGCAAATTGATATCGCTGACCAGAATGTGCTTTAGGTCAAAGTGCCGAGCCAACATCGTGTAAGCCAGCAGTGCTGGAGCGAGCGTTTCCGCCTCGACAAAGGTCGCCCCAAATTTTTTGACGACCGCGTCTTCGCCCATTTCGAGGATTTGCTTGGTCAGTTCTTCAAGCTTGTCGACGGGAACACGAGCCAGATTGGTTTCGTCCCAATCTTCGATCAATCGGTGAGCGGCAAATCGGATGTCGCCACCGATCGCGACCAAGTGCAATTGCGTGTCCGTGCGAACTTGATCACCGATCCGAACCAAAATTCGGCGAATGTGAGTTTCCAACAACTCCCGCCAGCGGACGCCGCGAGCACCGGATGCATCGAGCGTTTGCAGCAGTCGCAGCGACCCCAAACGAAATGACTCGCTATGCAACACGTTGCCGCCGCGGATGACGAGCAACTCGGTGCTGCCTCCACCGACTTCCACCACCAATGATTTGCTCTCGGCGGTTTCCGCCAAAGCCATCAGTTGCGGCGTGATGCCCATGTAAGTGATGCGATTCACTTCGGCTTCGTCGATCGGTTCGACATCCAAACCGGTTGCCACATAAACTCGGTCGATGAACGCCACGCGGTTGCTGGCTTCGCGAACGGCGCTGGTGGCAACAACGCGAATGTCGTTGGTTGAGTCGATGCCGTATTCCCGCAGGACTCGGCGGAAACGTCTTAACACCGCGGCGGCTCGTTCGATGCCCTTGCGAGACAGACGGCGTGTTTCGAACGCATCGCGACCGAGGTCGACCGGTTGCAGCAGTGATTCGAGGGTTCGCACACTTCCGTCGTGCAGAATCTCAGCGATGGCCATTCGAATGCTAGTCGCACCAATGTCAATCGCGGCAACGGTTCTTGGCGAACTATCCAGCGGCGGCGTCGCGATGTGCGAGGTCGCCGTGTTGATGTGCGGCGCGGTCGCTGTACTTCGCGGTGAGAGTGGATTGTCCATGTGATTCACTCGGTTTCCTATGCGGTGGATGCGAGAGGGACATCAAATCCGTGTCGTCGCAAAACATCGATTGCTTGTTCACCGCCCAAACACACTTCCGCCTTCCATCCGTGAGCGAGTGCGGCTTCCACGTTTTCCTCGCGATCGTCGACGAAGAGAATTTCTTCCGGTCGCAATTCAGCATTGTCGCCTTCGTCCGGTCGCATTGCCAAGCACTCGCTGGCCAACTTCATCGCCGTTTCATAAATGACGCGGTCCGGTTTCATGCTCCGGGTCTCGTAGCTGACGACTTGCACGTCAAACGGACCGCTCATGATTTCCCAGTCACGGCCGTTGACCCAGTTCCAATGAGCCGCACACGTGTTGCTGAGGATTCCGATCGGAACCTTCGCCGCACGCAATGATTGCAGAACGGCAACCATCGACTCGATCGGTGTGAACATGTCACTGATCGCCCGCATGATGTCGCCTGTTGCGACCATCCCATTAGGTTGCACCAACGTCGCGTAAGCATCGCGAACCGCTTGCGCGAATTCATCTTCCGAGATCAGGCCGGTTTCCAGCTGATTCTGCAATCCGCCCGTGTGAAGAATTTCATCGGACGCTTCGCGGGTTCCACCGAACAAGTCCGCCACGTTGTCGCTGGCAAGATTGCGATCGAACGAGACCAGGATGTTCCCGAGGTCGAAGTAAACAAATCGAATGTCGGGCGTCATCAGTCCAGTCCGAGAATGCGAAGATTTCGATACCAAGCTTCCGCGGGTTTTCCGGAATGAATTTGCAATGCGATCACGCCGACCTGAGGAATGCCTTCTTCGGTTTCAATGTAGTCAACCGTCTGAATACCGTTGAGGCTGATCTGAATTCGAGGTCCATGGCACACGATCCGCATCTCGACCCAGTCGGTTTGTTCGGGCCGGTCGGTTTGTTCCGGTGTCGCTGGTTGTGAGTCCTGGTCGGCTTGTTCGGATGTTTTGGTTGCGGTGCCCTGCCCTGCTGCCGGTTGCTTCCACTCGACTTCGAATGGTGGTTCGGGCAATTGCAGCATCCGACGACGTCGTGATTCGTCATACAACGCGCCCCAAATGGATCGCTCGGCGGAATAGCCTGCGTCGGCTTGGTAGCCAATCATCTCATGGGATGGCACTTCGTCGCGTTTGGTCGGACGTCGAGACCGGAACTGGATCCCGGCGTTGCGGCCTTCACCGCGCATTCGGATCTCAGCTCGAAATTCGAAATTGTCAAACTTCTCGGTCGTGGCCAAGAACTGGTTCTTTGGGATCGGTTGGTCCAACCGGCCCGCGACGATCGATTCGTCCTCGATCCGGAACCACGAAGCATCCCCTTCGAATCCCGCCAGGATTTGCCCGTCGAACAACGAACGACTTCGAGTCTTGAATTCTTCGTCGCTGACACCGAGATCTTCGACCGGTTCTGCCACCGTCGTCGCCAATTTGGGCTGGTCTTGGGCTTGAGTGCCCTGCCCCATCGTCACCCAGACGACCGCCAGCATCAACGCCGCGGTGACATGAGCTGAAGGGGCTTTCGCGGACGACAAAACGGGTGTGCTCATGGTCGAAATTCGCTTTTTTGAATTGAAACCGGTCTCAATTCCGAACGGTGGAGATGGGAACTTTGTCAGGGTTGTTCGTGAGATGAACTGCCCCGTCTTTGTAGTTTTCATGTCACCGATCATACTCTTTGACCCTTTCAAGGTGTTGCCACCCATCTTCGGCCGCTTTCCCCTGCCAAAACGATCTCATGACCGCGTCTCAGCCTGAATCCGATTCCAATGCACTGAACAAGTACAGCAGCAAGATCACCCAGCCGAAAAGCCAGGGTGCGTCGCAGGCGATGCTTTACGCCACCGGCATGTCCTCGGAGGATATGAACAAGCCTCAAGTCGGCATCGGCAGCATGTGGTACGAGGGCAACAGCTGCAACATGCACCTGCTCGATCTCGCAGCGGATGTTAAAGCTGGAGTCACCGACGCCGGAATGGTCGGAATGCGTTTCAACACCATCGGTGTCTCGGACGGCATCTCGATGGGGACCGACGGGATGAGCTTCTCACTGCAAAGTCGCGACCTGATCGCCGACTCGATCGAGACGATCATGGGGGCGCAGTGGTACGACGCGTTGATCACCCTGCCCGGCTGCGACAAGAACATGCCCGGCTGTTTGATGGCGATGGGACGTCTGAACCGTCCTTCCATCATGGTCTACGGTGGAACGATTAAACCTGGCAGCTACCGCGACGAGAAGCTGGACATCGTCAGCGCGTTCCAGTGCTACGGCCAGTTCATCGCGGGACAAATCAGCGAAGAAGAACGCAGTGAAATCGTTCGCCGCAGTTGCCCAGGTGCGGGAGCATGCGGCGGCATGTACACCGCCAACACGATGGCCACCGCAATCGAAGCCTTGGGCATGGCCCTGCCCTACTCCGCCAGCATCCCTGCAGAGCATCCAGAAAAGAAAGAGGAATGCAAACGTGCCGGTTTGGCCATCCTCGAACTGTTGAAGAAGGACATCAAGCCTCGCGACATCATGACTCGCGGTGCATTCGAAGACGCGATGGTGACATTGATGGCACTGGGCGGCAGCACCAACGCGGTGCTTCACTTGATCGCGATGGCTCGCAGCGTCGATGTGCCACTGACGATTGAAGACTTCCAATCGGTCAGCGACCGCACACCTTTCTTGGCCGACCTGAAACCCAGCGGCAAGTTCGTTCAAGAAGACCTGCACAGCGTCGGTGGCACGCCCGCGGTGATGAAGTACTTGCTCGAAAAGGGCATGATCAAAGGCGAGCACATGACCGTCACCGGCAAGACTCTCGCGGAGAACCTGGCCGATTTGCCTGGTTTGAAGACCGGCCAAAAGATCGTGTCGACGGTCGAAGAGCCGATCAAAAAATCGGGTCACATTCGAATCCTGAAAGGATCACTGGCCACGGAAGGCGCGGTCGCGAAAATCACTGGCAAAGAAGGTCTGCAGTTCAGCGGACCGGCTCGTGTCTATGACAATGAGGAATTGATGCTCGCCGCTTTGGAACAAAAGCAGATTCAAAAGGGTGACGTCGTTGTGATCCGCTACGAAGGTCCCAAGGGCGGACCCGGCATGCCTGAGATGTTGACTCCAACCAGTGCCATCATGGGTGCTGGTTTGGGAAGCGACGTCGCGATGCTGACTGACGGCCGTTTCAGCGGCGGTAGTCACGGGTTCATCGTGGGGCACATCACTCCCGAAGCACAAGTTGGTGGTCCGATCGCATTGATCGAAGATGGAGACACGATCACGATTGATGCCGAAACCAACTCGTTGGACTTAGAAGTCGATGCGGCTGAATTGGAAGCCCGCCGATCCAAGTGGACCGCACCGCCACTGAAAGCCACCCGCGGAACGCTCTACAAGTACATCAAGTGCGTGAAGAGCGCCAGCGAAGGCTGCGTCACCGACGAGTGAGTCGTCAACGACGTTTCAACGCACGTAGGATGGGCACTCCTGCTCGTCAGAGTACCCATCACAACCCGACGCGTGAGTTTTGAAGTTGCGCTTTTTCGTTGAATGGCCAACGGCCTTCGTCATCGTAGCCTGGGGCATCGCCCCAGGGATCGAGAACGAAGGGAAATGAGTTGGCCAACGGCCAACATCAACCCACATGTTTTGAATTGAATTCGGCCGTTGGCCAAAATGGGGTCGTGTTTTCTGCTCCAGGGGCGATGCCCCTGGCTAGGTTGAACGAGGCCGTTGGCCATTCGAGGAAAAGCACAACTCCAAATCGCCGTTGAGCGAGGGACGCCCCTAGCTCGCACGCCGGCCCCATCCGGGGCGAAACCCAGACGCCAGCGACCATTTGTTTTGCGAATGTCCCAAGGGAGGGTGAAGTAAAACTGCACGACCTCGAAGCAAGGGGAGTCAGGGCAATTTGAAGATGAACTTGCGCAAGCGAATCGGCTTCACAACACCCCGTGTGCAGCAGTCCAGGCTAACGCCTGAACGGCTCACGGGATTCAATCCAATCATTCCTGCGTACCTGCTTACAACCGAGCCGGATTGACCGGCACCGTCGGGGTCTCACCCGACGCTTTCGCTCGCAGTAACGGACGCAATCGACGGATGACGGCAACCGCCCGCTCATCCGGATCCAAGGCCAAGTTGTGGAATTCATTCGGGTCGCTTTGGTGGTCGTACAACTCGACCCCGTGCCGACCTTCGGCCCATTCGGTGTATCGATAGCGATGCGTGCGAATGCTGCATCCCATCACTTGCTCGGGCAACCGATCGTCCGCGGGACGCAAGACTTGCGTGATTGCCGTGCCGTTCCAGTTGGCAACCGGATCGTTCAGCAAAGGCTTCAAGCTGCGACCTGCCAATCCGCTCGGTGATTCAATCCCAGCCACATCCGTGAGCGTTGGATAGATGTCAACGAACTCGACGATGCGATTGCAGGAACCAAGTCCCAACTGCGATGGATCGCGAATGATCAGCGGCGCTTTGGCTCCTTCTTCGAACAGCGTTCGCTTCTGCCAAACACCATTGTGTTCGCCGAGGTGGTAACCGTGATCGCTCCAGAACACCACGATCGTGTTGTCGGCCAGTCCCTGTTCTTCCAGTGCATCGAGCAAGCGTCCGACTTGAGCGTCGATAAACGACACGCACGCGTAGTAAGCCTGAGTCGCTTTCAACAGCGTTGTTTCATCGAGTCCATAATTGGGAACCGGGCAATTGTGAGCGAACGCCGCCGTGGGAATGTCCTCGCGATCACCGGCGGGAGCGAAGGGCAATCGCAGTGACTCCAGCGGGTACATGTCGAAGTATTTCTTCGGTGCGACATAAGGTGTGTGTGGTCGAAAGAAACCGACACCCAAAAAGAATGGTTCATCTTTCTTCTCTCGCATGATTCGGATGGCTTCCGTCGCGATCATGCCATCGGTCTGTTCTTCGTCCTCCCCGTCGGCAGCCAACCAACTGAGTGCGCCACTGATCTTGCGATGCGGTTCGGCATTGAAAATGAGATGCTCGTCGTCTTTGTCACGTCCCTTTGGATTGACCGTTTGGTTCCACGAGGGTGGATCGTCAAAGCCATCCGTTCCGATCGACGCTGGCACGTTGTAGTGATAGATCTTGCCAACTCGAGCTGCAAAGTAGCCGGCCTGTTGAAACGCTTGCGACAACGTGATGACGTTTGGCACTTCGTCACGAAAATGTCGATCGAGGTCGTAGACTTTGATTTGATCGGGACGCAGACCCGTCATCACGGACGCGCGAGTCGGATTGCACAGTGGCAGTTGGTTGTACGCTCGGCGGAAACAGACTCCCGTCGCTGCCAAGCGATCGATGTTGGGTGTCTTGGCAACCACATCGCCGTAGCACCCCAATGCCGATGCTAGGTCGTCGACGGCGATGAACAGCACGTTGGGTTTGGAGGGATTGGATTGCGTTTCCGCGTTTGCCGGGGTCGCGTGATTGGCAATGCACGCGATGAGTGTGGCGAGCATCCACAGGCGGCTTGGGTTGTGGATGGAAGGTGATGCGAGAGAGGGGGCCAGGTGCATGAGTCACGCGAGGAAGTGGGGAGGGGAGCGGCACAGCAGAGGAGTGATTTGCGCTGGTCGGTTCAACGGACTAGGAAGTCCATTGTACGCTGGGCTTCCAAGCCCGGCGAAATCAAGAATAGTACGCTGGGCTGCCATGCCCGGCGAAATCAGGAACAGTACGCTGGGCTTCCAAGCCCGGCGAAATCGAACACACGATCCCGCCCCACCTCGCGTTCATCGGCGCGAAGATGCTTCGCTCGGCCCGACCTTGGTGAATTCCACGAAGTAGGCACCGCGAGTCTTCTGGCTGGCCGCGTCACGCAACCAGGTCTGCAATCGATGCGGACCAGCGGGAAGATCGATCTCGAACGTGACGGATGGATCTTCCGGCTTCAGCGTTCGGGTTTGCTCGATCGAGCCCACGCGAAGGCGAGCCTGGTCGGCTTGGATCGGAGCCAATGCGTCGCCGGGGAAACGTTGCAGTTTGATTGCGTATCGTCCCGCTTCCGCCACTTCGATCTCCCAGAAACCGTTGATCAGCAAACTGCTGTCCGGCAACTGAGACGGTTTCCAAATCACTCGGCCTTCGGTCGGGTGCCAGTCTCGGACGGTGATCAGCATGGGCGTGGTGTCCTTTCCGACGACGAATCGAATCACGTCCTTGCGGCTCCCGTGAACGTCCTCAAAGTAGGCGTCGTATTCAGCACGCAGTTCACGCACGACCTCGGGATACTCGGCGGCGATGTTCTTGATCTGCCCCGGATCGTTTTGGATGTCGTACAGTTCGTCGCGGACCAATCGCCAGCGGTCTGTCAGCACGACAAACGGCGGTTGTGCCCTGCCCTGCGTCTTCGTTGCCGAGACGACGTTGTCCGGTTGGCGTTCAATGACCAGGGTTCGTTCAGGCCACTGCTGCGAGGAATGACTGAGCAGTCCCGCCATCGAACGCCCGTCGAAAGTCACGTCGGCTGGTCGCTTCAAATCACAAAGCTCGATCAGGGTCGGCAACCAATCGCGATGACAAGTCAATTGGTCGACTGGACGATTGCCATCCCACTTCGCCGGCCAGCTTGCGAAACAGGGAACACGGTGACCTCCTTCGTAGACTGAGCCCTTCTTGCCTCGCATGCCCGCGTTGAATCCGACCTTGCGATTTTGTTCGCTGGCTCCTTGCGCTGTGCCATTGTCGCTCATGAAAATCAGCATCGTGTTGTCACGCAGGTTGTCTTGGTCGAGCCTCTTCAGGAGTCGGCCAAGGTTCTCGTCAAAGTTTTGAATCATTCCATAGAAGGCGGCTCGTTGGGGTTCGATACCTTGCCGCTTGAACGGATCGGAATAACGATCGGCAACCAAGTACGGGCTGTGCATCGCGTTGGTGGGGATGTAAGCGAAAAATGGTTGTTCCGATTCCTTCTGGATGAAATCAATCGCTTCTTCGAACCAGATATCGGTGCAGTATCCGTCGAACGATTCAGGTGTTCCGTTTCGGTAGTAGGTGTCATCGAAGTAGTCATTGCCGGTCGGGTTTCCAATCTCGTCTGCCCCGCCCGCCATGTGCCGGACCACGGTTTCAAGCCCTCGCTCGCGAGGTGCAAACGGCGGCGGGTCACCCAGGTGCCACTTGCCAAACATGCCAGTGCGATAGCCCGATTCGCGGAAAGTTTCGGCCATGGTTGTTTCGTCGGGATCGAGCAACTGGCGACCTTCGGTGACCGCCCAAGCACCCACACGTGTGCAGTAACGGCCCGTCATCAATGCGGCTCGGGTGGGCGTGCAAAACGGATCGACGTGAAAGTTTTCCAGCCGCACGCTTTGCGTCGCGAGGCGGTCCAAGTTGGGTGTGTTGAGCCAAGGGTTGCCGTGGCAAGACATGTCGCCGTAACCCTGGTCGTCGGTCACCACCAAGATCACGTTGGGACGGGACTCGCTCGCGGTTTGAGCCCAGGCGGGAGAGCAAGTCGTCAGGCAGGCGGCGAGTAGGATCCAAATTCGATGGTGCATGGAGTGGTCGATGATCGGAATGGTGTGGGGACAATTGCAATCGAGGTCAACTATCGTATTCCCCGAGGCAGGCTTGTCGTTCAAACGAGATGCCGCGTGGCGCTGGAAACACGAAAGCAGTTTGCGCGATTGACCGATCGTGTGTGTTGGAAAGAACTTACGAAGCGTCGGTCAGGGTCAGTTTTTCGGCGACCTTTTCGTCGGCTGAATGAGGCTCCATAGAGCACCACATGTCAGCATGGGTTACCCTGGTTGGGTTCGGTTGACTTTTAAAACAGCAAGCCCGATGCGTCTGGCAGGACGCGAAGGATTCCTTTCCCTTGACCCACCATCGCATGCGAGTTCGCATTCTGACGACCATCAGGAAACCGCTGACGCTATTGTTGCTGGCGATCTTGATGAATGGCCAACTGTTTGCCGATGACATCGCAGAATCGTTCAGCGTGTCGGAATCGGAATCGTTGTTCGTTCGCCGGGTGACGCCGCTGCTTCGCGAAAAGTGTCTGGGATGTCACGGGCAGGATCCTGATTTGATCGAAGGTTCGTTGGATCTGCGATCGTTCGCTGGCCTGGAAGTTGGCGGCGACAGCGGGGAAGCTGCGGTTGTTCCTGGTGAGCCTGAACTCAGCCCACTGTATCTGGCATCGACAAGAACCAGCGATGATTGGTCGGAGATGCCACCCAAGGAATCCGAGCAACTTTCCAAGCAGCAACTGGATTGGCTGCGAGATTGGATTGCCTCCGGTGCGGTTTGGCCGGACAAGGGACGCGTGGCCGAGATCCAAACTTTCTATGAAGACGAGTGGTCCGCCGAAGATGGCATCACCGTCGCAACCTCCGGTGGGCTCGATGAACATTGGACAAACCGGAAGTATGACCCAGCCGGATTGTGGGCCTATCAACCGGTGCAGAAGCCCGAGCGGAAGACGGATCGAAATCCGATCGACGTCTTGATCGAAGCCGACTGGACTGATGCGAACGATGTGGCACCGCGAGCCGATCGCCGAACATTGATTCGCCGAGCCACTTACGACCTGACCGGATTGCCGCCAACTCCCTCAGATGTGAAACGCTTTCTCCAAGACCCCGCCGACGATCATGCAGCATACGAAAAGTTGGTCGAGCGGTTGCTGCAGTCGCCTCATTACGGCGAGCGGATGGCTCAGCATTGGTTGGATGTGGTTCGCTACGCTGACTCCTCCGGATTCGCGAATGATTTTGAACGAGGGAACGCGTGGCGGTATCGCGATTACGTCATTCGCTCCTTCAACGAAGACAAACCGTACGACCAATTCATCCGAGAACAGATCGCGGGCGATGAGATCGATCCCAGCGATCCAGAGTGTTTGATCGCGACTGGTTTTTTGCGGATGGGACCTTGGGAGTTGACCTCGATGGAGGTCGCCAAGGTGGCTCGTCAACGGTTCCTTGACGATGTGACCA of the Rhodopirellula baltica SH 1 genome contains:
- a CDS encoding arylsulfatase, giving the protein MVDLDCNCPHTIPIIDHSMHHRIWILLAACLTTCSPAWAQTASESRPNVILVVTDDQGYGDMSCHGNPWLNTPNLDRLATQSVRLENFHVDPFCTPTRAALMTGRYCTRVGAWAVTEGRQLLDPDETTMAETFRESGYRTGMFGKWHLGDPPPFAPRERGLETVVRHMAGGADEIGNPTGNDYFDDTYYRNGTPESFDGYCTDIWFEEAIDFIQKESEQPFFAYIPTNAMHSPYLVADRYSDPFKRQGIEPQRAAFYGMIQNFDENLGRLLKRLDQDNLRDNTMLIFMSDNGTAQGASEQNRKVGFNAGMRGKKGSVYEGGHRVPCFASWPAKWDGNRPVDQLTCHRDWLPTLIELCDLKRPADVTFDGRSMAGLLSHSSQQWPERTLVIERQPDNVVSATKTQGRAQPPFVVLTDRWRLVRDELYDIQNDPGQIKNIAAEYPEVVRELRAEYDAYFEDVHGSRKDVIRFVVGKDTTPMLITVRDWHPTEGRVIWKPSQLPDSSLLINGFWEIEVAEAGRYAIKLQRFPGDALAPIQADQARLRVGSIEQTRTLKPEDPSVTFEIDLPAGPHRLQTWLRDAASQKTRGAYFVEFTKVGPSEASSRR
- a CDS encoding HAD family hydrolase — its product is MTPDIRFVYFDLGNILVSFDRNLASDNVADLFGGTREASDEILHTGGLQNQLETGLISEDEFAQAVRDAYATLVQPNGMVATGDIMRAISDMFTPIESMVAVLQSLRAAKVPIGILSNTCAAHWNWVNGRDWEIMSGPFDVQVVSYETRSMKPDRVIYETAMKLASECLAMRPDEGDNAELRPEEILFVDDREENVEAALAHGWKAEVCLGGEQAIDVLRRHGFDVPLASTA
- a CDS encoding Ppx/GppA phosphatase family protein — encoded protein: MDNPLSPRSTATAPHINTATSHIATPPLDSSPRTVAAIDIGATSIRMAIAEILHDGSVRTLESLLQPVDLGRDAFETRRLSRKGIERAAAVLRRFRRVLREYGIDSTNDIRVVATSAVREASNRVAFIDRVYVATGLDVEPIDEAEVNRITYMGITPQLMALAETAESKSLVVEVGGGSTELLVIRGGNVLHSESFRLGSLRLLQTLDASGARGVRWRELLETHIRRILVRIGDQVRTDTQLHLVAIGGDIRFAAHRLIEDWDETNLARVPVDKLEELTKQILEMGEDAVVKKFGATFVEAETLAPALLAYTMLARHFDLKHILVSDINLRDGLLADIVQGGNWTSEFRQQIIRSAVSLGRKYQIDEIHSRAVAELARRLFEELAKEHQLDARYEVLLYVSALLHEVGLYISLHSNHKHAYYIIRNSELFGLSQQELMLVALVARYHRRASPQSNHEGYGSLDRHDRVAVAKMAAILRLAIALDDTRSGRIREINVTQEGKRLVISAPGVDDVSLEQIAMRSHSGLFQDIFGKPVLLRPEVK
- a CDS encoding sulfatase, with the protein product MLATLIACIANHATPANAETQSNPSKPNVLFIAVDDLASALGCYGDVVAKTPNIDRLAATGVCFRRAYNQLPLCNPTRASVMTGLRPDQIKVYDLDRHFRDEVPNVITLSQAFQQAGYFAARVGKIYHYNVPASIGTDGFDDPPSWNQTVNPKGRDKDDEHLIFNAEPHRKISGALSWLAADGEDEEQTDGMIATEAIRIMREKKDEPFFLGVGFFRPHTPYVAPKKYFDMYPLESLRLPFAPAGDREDIPTAAFAHNCPVPNYGLDETTLLKATQAYYACVSFIDAQVGRLLDALEEQGLADNTIVVFWSDHGYHLGEHNGVWQKRTLFEEGAKAPLIIRDPSQLGLGSCNRIVEFVDIYPTLTDVAGIESPSGLAGRSLKPLLNDPVANWNGTAITQVLRPADDRLPEQVMGCSIRTHRYRYTEWAEGRHGVELYDHQSDPNEFHNLALDPDERAVAVIRRLRPLLRAKASGETPTVPVNPARL
- a CDS encoding 3-keto-disaccharide hydrolase, whose translation is MSTPVLSSAKAPSAHVTAALMLAVVWVTMGQGTQAQDQPKLATTVAEPVEDLGVSDEEFKTRSRSLFDGQILAGFEGDASWFRIEDESIVAGRLDQPIPKNQFLATTEKFDNFEFRAEIRMRGEGRNAGIQFRSRRPTKRDEVPSHEMIGYQADAGYSAERSIWGALYDESRRRRMLQLPEPPFEVEWKQPAAGQGTATKTSEQADQDSQPATPEQTDRPEQTDWVEMRIVCHGPRIQISLNGIQTVDYIETEEGIPQVGVIALQIHSGKPAEAWYRNLRILGLD
- the ilvD gene encoding dihydroxy-acid dehydratase, whose product is MTASQPESDSNALNKYSSKITQPKSQGASQAMLYATGMSSEDMNKPQVGIGSMWYEGNSCNMHLLDLAADVKAGVTDAGMVGMRFNTIGVSDGISMGTDGMSFSLQSRDLIADSIETIMGAQWYDALITLPGCDKNMPGCLMAMGRLNRPSIMVYGGTIKPGSYRDEKLDIVSAFQCYGQFIAGQISEEERSEIVRRSCPGAGACGGMYTANTMATAIEALGMALPYSASIPAEHPEKKEECKRAGLAILELLKKDIKPRDIMTRGAFEDAMVTLMALGGSTNAVLHLIAMARSVDVPLTIEDFQSVSDRTPFLADLKPSGKFVQEDLHSVGGTPAVMKYLLEKGMIKGEHMTVTGKTLAENLADLPGLKTGQKIVSTVEEPIKKSGHIRILKGSLATEGAVAKITGKEGLQFSGPARVYDNEELMLAALEQKQIQKGDVVVIRYEGPKGGPGMPEMLTPTSAIMGAGLGSDVAMLTDGRFSGGSHGFIVGHITPEAQVGGPIALIEDGDTITIDAETNSLDLEVDAAELEARRSKWTAPPLKATRGTLYKYIKCVKSASEGCVTDE